One genomic segment of Desulforamulus reducens MI-1 includes these proteins:
- a CDS encoding DNA topoisomerase III, which translates to MHKSLVLAEKPSVARDIARVLNCYKKGNGYLEGDKYIVTWALGHLVTLADPEVYDEKYKSWRLEDLPMLPSPLKLVVIRQSSKQFQIVREQMNRKDLREIIIATDAGREGELVARWIIEKARVVKPLKRLWISSVTDKAIQDGFKKLRDGKEYQNLYAAAVARAEADWFVGINASRALTCKFNAQLSCGRVQTPTLAIIAKREEEIRNFRPKTFYGITVVTDQLKLTWQDRQSKDIKTFHKEHCDQVLSLLNQKTAEVIEVEKTAKKSYSPQLYDLTELQRDANKFFGYSARETLSIMQRLYEHYKVLTYPRTDSRYLSSDMVDTLAERLKACSDQPYTKLAYKILKNPIKPSKSFVDDNKVSDHHAIIPTEQPVTVSTFSDKERKIYDLVVRRFLAVLYPPFAYEQTTIKAKMGEELFIARGKVVIAQGWKEVYQHDLEEEEPKDSLSEQTLPVIKRGDCLKVRSLTQTKGETKPPEPFTEGTLLSAMENPAKYMSQDNKELIKTLDKTGGLGTVATRADIIEKLFNSFLIEKKGKHIAITSKGKQLLELVPEGLRSPALTARWEKELEFIAKGILNKSQFINEIKKYATTVVHEIKESENRFRHDNLTGTKCPECGKRMLEVNGKKGKMLVCQDRECGYRKGLSKVTNARCPECHKRLELHGEGEGQIFVCKCGYREKLTTFHERRKNEKGSNISKKDVNKYLRNQETKDDFLNNPLAEALAKLKLKS; encoded by the coding sequence ATGCATAAAAGTTTGGTATTAGCAGAAAAGCCCTCTGTGGCAAGGGACATAGCCAGGGTTTTAAACTGTTATAAAAAAGGAAATGGTTATTTAGAAGGGGACAAATATATTGTCACCTGGGCGTTGGGCCATCTGGTTACTTTGGCCGACCCGGAGGTCTATGATGAAAAATATAAGTCCTGGCGATTAGAAGATTTACCCATGCTGCCCTCCCCTTTGAAACTGGTGGTTATCCGGCAAAGCAGCAAGCAGTTTCAGATCGTTCGGGAGCAAATGAACAGGAAAGATCTGCGAGAGATCATTATTGCCACGGATGCCGGGCGAGAAGGGGAACTGGTGGCCCGGTGGATTATTGAAAAGGCTAGGGTGGTCAAACCCCTGAAACGCCTGTGGATTTCCTCGGTCACAGACAAGGCCATTCAAGACGGCTTTAAAAAGCTAAGGGATGGTAAAGAGTATCAAAATCTTTATGCAGCGGCGGTGGCCCGGGCAGAGGCAGACTGGTTTGTAGGCATTAACGCCAGCCGTGCCCTAACTTGTAAATTCAATGCACAACTTTCCTGCGGCAGGGTCCAAACCCCAACCCTAGCCATCATTGCCAAGCGGGAAGAGGAAATAAGAAACTTCAGACCCAAAACCTTTTACGGTATAACTGTCGTAACAGACCAACTAAAATTAACCTGGCAGGACCGTCAGAGTAAAGATATAAAGACCTTTCATAAAGAGCACTGTGATCAGGTGCTGTCCTTGTTAAATCAGAAAACCGCAGAGGTCATTGAGGTAGAGAAGACGGCCAAAAAGAGTTATTCGCCTCAACTATACGATCTAACTGAATTGCAGCGGGACGCCAATAAATTCTTTGGCTATTCGGCCCGGGAAACCCTATCCATTATGCAGCGCCTTTACGAGCATTATAAGGTGCTGACCTATCCGCGGACAGATTCCCGCTATCTTTCCTCGGATATGGTGGATACGCTGGCAGAAAGACTCAAGGCCTGCAGTGATCAGCCCTATACCAAATTGGCTTATAAGATTCTAAAAAACCCCATAAAACCCAGCAAGTCCTTTGTGGATGATAACAAAGTGTCTGATCATCATGCTATTATTCCCACAGAACAGCCTGTGACGGTCAGCACCTTCAGTGATAAGGAAAGAAAAATCTATGATTTAGTTGTAAGACGTTTTTTAGCTGTTTTGTATCCGCCCTTTGCCTATGAGCAAACCACCATCAAAGCAAAAATGGGGGAAGAGCTTTTTATTGCCAGGGGTAAAGTGGTAATTGCCCAGGGCTGGAAAGAAGTTTATCAGCATGATTTAGAGGAAGAGGAGCCCAAGGATAGTCTTAGCGAACAAACTTTACCCGTTATCAAACGAGGTGATTGTTTAAAAGTACGCTCCCTAACCCAAACCAAGGGGGAGACCAAACCACCGGAACCCTTTACCGAGGGCACATTGTTATCAGCCATGGAAAACCCCGCAAAATATATGTCCCAGGATAATAAAGAGTTAATCAAGACTCTAGACAAAACCGGAGGCCTGGGCACAGTGGCCACAAGGGCGGATATTATTGAAAAGTTGTTTAATAGCTTCCTGATCGAGAAGAAGGGAAAGCATATTGCCATAACCTCCAAAGGAAAGCAACTGTTGGAACTGGTCCCAGAGGGGTTAAGGTCCCCGGCTTTAACTGCTCGCTGGGAAAAAGAGCTGGAGTTCATTGCAAAGGGTATACTAAATAAAAGCCAGTTTATCAATGAGATAAAAAAATATGCCACAACAGTGGTTCACGAGATTAAAGAGAGTGAAAATAGATTCCGGCACGATAACTTAACCGGAACCAAATGTCCGGAATGTGGCAAACGGATGTTGGAAGTGAACGGAAAAAAAGGCAAGATGCTGGTTTGTCAGGATCGGGAATGTGGCTATCGCAAAGGCCTTAGCAAAGTAACCAATGCCCGGTGCCCCGAATGTCACAAACGACTGGAATTGCATGGTGAAGGAGAAGGACAAATCTTTGTCTGTAAGTGTGGCTATCGAGAGAAACTCACGACCTTTCATGAAAGAAGAAAAAATGAAAAGGGCAGTAACATTTCTAAAAAGGATGTAAACAAGTATCTGAGAAATCAAGAGACAAAGGATGATTTTTTAAACAATCCCCTTGCCGAAGCACTGGCTAAACTTAAGCTTAAATCATAG
- a CDS encoding pseudouridine synthase: protein MAENEKLRLDRLLNHMGLGTRKEIKKLIKAKQVMVNGELAMDPGLHIFPQRDHIEVQGEVIEYREYIYLMLNKPQDVLSATEDASDKVVIDLLDPTYHSFNPFPVGRLDKDTEGLLLLTNNGKLAHQLLSPKKHVPKTYYALVQGLVTEEDVAAFARGVELDDGYRTLPGQLKIIRSAPQSEIELTIYEGKYHQVKRMFEAVGKRVIYLKRLSMGPLVLDNNLKPGEYRELTDEEIALLQEAKTRHSVQ, encoded by the coding sequence TTGGCCGAAAATGAAAAATTACGGCTGGATCGGCTGTTAAACCATATGGGGTTAGGTACTCGAAAAGAGATTAAAAAATTGATTAAAGCAAAACAAGTAATGGTTAACGGGGAATTGGCAATGGACCCTGGCTTACACATTTTTCCCCAGCGTGACCACATTGAGGTACAGGGTGAGGTTATAGAGTATAGGGAATATATCTATCTCATGTTAAATAAACCCCAGGATGTTTTGTCCGCCACAGAGGATGCTTCAGACAAAGTGGTCATCGACCTGCTTGACCCCACATATCATTCCTTTAACCCCTTTCCGGTGGGGCGGTTGGATAAGGATACCGAGGGGTTGCTGCTACTTACAAACAACGGTAAGCTGGCTCACCAACTCCTCTCTCCGAAAAAACATGTGCCCAAAACCTATTATGCTCTGGTACAGGGCCTTGTTACAGAAGAAGACGTGGCCGCCTTTGCCCGGGGAGTGGAACTGGATGACGGTTATCGCACCCTGCCAGGGCAGTTAAAAATTATCCGCTCGGCCCCTCAATCAGAAATTGAACTCACCATCTATGAGGGCAAGTATCACCAGGTTAAACGTATGTTTGAAGCCGTTGGCAAAAGGGTTATTTATCTTAAAAGGCTTAGCATGGGTCCCTTGGTGCTGGATAATAATCTGAAGCCCGGCGAATATCGGGAACTAACGGATGAGGAAATTGCACTGTTACAGGAAGCAAAAACGAGGCACTCCGTCCAGTAG
- a CDS encoding aryl-sulfate sulfotransferase, which produces MTYPSIYPTGVTIYNPEKCWNGYTIYQAKERGALLIDMNGTEVQLWKGLHGFPNKLLPGGQVMGQSGERNNAFGMQDMIDLIQVDWEGNILWKFNQYEFIEDPGETPQWMARQHHDYQREGNPVGYYVPGMEPQVDKGNTIILCHKNVKNTKISEKVLLDDTIIEVNWQGDIVWEWNCNEHFDELGFSEAAKNILYRDPNMRSAGGGMGDWMHINSMSVLGPNKWYDAGDERFHPDNIIWDSREANIIAITDKKTGKIVWKIGPEYDTSEELKKLGWIIGQHHAHMIPRGLPGEGNILVFDNGGWAGYGLPNPSAPTGRMNALRDYSRVLEFDPTTLKIVWQYSPSEAGYLHPVDSNRFYSPFISGAQRLPNGNTLITEGSGGRLIEVTQDFEIVWEYISPYWGKKMNQNMVYRAYRAPYDWVPQLERPKEVPVERVDVTTFRMPGASGPGVKKETTVAGVVPYQGDTALCVAAGDEVDNK; this is translated from the coding sequence ATGACTTATCCAAGTATTTATCCCACAGGCGTAACAATTTATAATCCGGAGAAGTGTTGGAATGGTTACACCATTTACCAGGCCAAGGAGCGTGGTGCACTGCTAATCGATATGAACGGAACCGAAGTACAGCTTTGGAAGGGGTTGCACGGTTTTCCAAACAAACTACTGCCTGGGGGCCAGGTAATGGGGCAGTCCGGTGAGAGAAACAATGCCTTTGGCATGCAAGATATGATTGATTTGATCCAAGTGGACTGGGAAGGGAATATCCTTTGGAAATTCAACCAGTATGAATTTATTGAAGACCCCGGTGAAACACCCCAATGGATGGCCAGACAACACCATGATTATCAACGGGAAGGGAACCCGGTAGGTTACTATGTACCTGGCATGGAACCGCAGGTTGACAAAGGCAACACCATCATACTTTGCCACAAAAACGTAAAGAATACCAAGATCTCTGAAAAGGTCCTGCTGGATGACACCATCATTGAAGTAAACTGGCAAGGTGACATTGTATGGGAATGGAATTGCAATGAACACTTTGATGAACTGGGCTTTAGTGAAGCAGCTAAAAATATCCTCTATCGGGATCCTAACATGCGTTCTGCCGGGGGCGGCATGGGGGATTGGATGCACATTAATTCCATGTCGGTACTGGGACCCAATAAATGGTATGATGCCGGCGACGAGCGTTTCCACCCCGACAATATCATTTGGGACAGCCGGGAGGCCAATATCATTGCCATTACTGATAAAAAAACCGGTAAAATCGTGTGGAAAATAGGGCCGGAGTACGACACCAGTGAGGAACTAAAGAAACTGGGTTGGATTATTGGGCAGCACCATGCCCATATGATTCCTAGGGGATTACCCGGGGAAGGGAACATCTTAGTTTTTGATAACGGTGGCTGGGCCGGGTATGGTTTGCCTAACCCCAGTGCCCCCACAGGGAGAATGAATGCCCTGCGTGACTACTCAAGGGTGTTGGAATTTGACCCCACTACACTAAAAATTGTTTGGCAGTACTCACCCAGCGAAGCTGGTTACCTTCACCCGGTGGATTCTAACCGCTTCTATAGCCCCTTTATTAGTGGGGCACAGCGATTGCCCAATGGAAATACACTGATTACCGAAGGGTCGGGTGGACGTCTCATTGAAGTGACCCAGGATTTTGAAATTGTTTGGGAATATATCAGCCCCTACTGGGGTAAGAAGATGAACCAAAACATGGTATACCGGGCCTACCGGGCACCCTATGATTGGGTACCACAGTTGGAACGTCCCAAGGAAGTTCCTGTTGAACGGGTAGATGTAACCACCTTCCGTATGCCCGGTGCTTCAGGACCCGGTGTCAAGAAAGAGACCACTGTGGCAGGGGTAGTACCGTATCAGGGTGATACTGCCCTATGTGTGGCCGCAGGAGATGAAGTGGATAATAAATAA
- a CDS encoding Crp/Fnr family transcriptional regulator, which produces MREEIDPLISVLPFLDVKEESFKEYIHLGMKQKYKKGSYILEQGEVGRNIYYLNKGKVKIQQLTENGEEKLFWYASEGFIIGDVPYFHAFPSNAALIAEEDCELYTFDKCTFNKILRENPGFAECLLEMMAIKIRLLISQIHDISFSNPATRISKLLYMLSHRYGQERSEGTEITLDITHKEIGSITCIHRVTVTNVISSLKKQGIIDKCTKGHIVIKDMNKLYENAFGNSH; this is translated from the coding sequence TTGCGAGAAGAAATTGATCCGTTGATTTCAGTGCTTCCCTTTTTAGATGTGAAGGAAGAGAGTTTCAAAGAATATATTCATCTGGGAATGAAGCAAAAATATAAAAAAGGTTCCTATATTTTAGAACAGGGAGAAGTAGGTAGAAACATTTATTATCTAAATAAGGGTAAAGTCAAAATACAGCAACTTACTGAAAACGGTGAAGAGAAATTATTCTGGTATGCCTCAGAAGGGTTTATTATCGGGGATGTTCCTTATTTTCATGCTTTTCCTTCCAATGCTGCTTTAATAGCGGAAGAAGATTGTGAATTATACACCTTTGATAAGTGTACCTTTAACAAAATTTTAAGGGAAAACCCAGGCTTTGCAGAATGTTTGCTGGAAATGATGGCAATAAAAATAAGACTCTTAATCAGTCAAATTCATGACATTAGTTTTAGTAATCCGGCCACTAGAATTAGTAAACTATTATACATGCTCTCCCACCGTTATGGACAAGAACGCTCCGAAGGAACAGAGATAACCCTTGACATTACACATAAAGAAATTGGTTCTATAACCTGTATTCATCGCGTAACCGTAACAAATGTGATCAGTAGCTTGAAAAAACAAGGCATCATCGACAAATGTACCAAGGGTCATATTGTTATTAAGGATATGAATAAATTATATGAAAATGCATTTGGCAACAGCCATTAG
- the ybaK gene encoding Cys-tRNA(Pro) deacylase produces the protein MRKIAQVKTNAMRILDGKKIDYDVYTYDSNDGKIDGVSVAEKVGKDPQSVYKTLVAQGNSKTLYVFIVPVEEELDLKKAAKATGEKKVDMIPVKDIQKHTGYIRGGCSPLGMKKHYKTLIDDSAKGLEKIIVSGGKIGLQIELAVAELASVTEAEIIDITK, from the coding sequence ATGAGAAAAATAGCACAGGTAAAGACAAATGCCATGCGTATTCTAGATGGCAAAAAAATAGATTATGATGTTTATACCTATGACAGTAACGATGGTAAAATTGACGGGGTTTCTGTGGCTGAGAAAGTTGGCAAGGATCCTCAGTCTGTTTATAAGACACTGGTTGCCCAGGGGAATAGTAAGACCCTCTATGTTTTTATCGTACCAGTGGAAGAGGAACTGGATTTAAAAAAGGCAGCCAAGGCCACTGGTGAGAAAAAAGTAGATATGATTCCAGTCAAGGATATTCAAAAGCACACCGGGTATATCAGGGGTGGTTGCTCACCCCTGGGGATGAAAAAGCACTATAAAACCCTTATTGATGATAGTGCAAAGGGCTTAGAAAAAATTATTGTCAGCGGGGGGAAAATTGGCCTGCAGATTGAGCTGGCTGTTGCAGAGTTAGCCTCGGTGACCGAAGCAGAAATAATTGATATCACCAAATAA
- a CDS encoding amino acid permease: protein MDNHSNENKPLQRGLKNRHIQMIALGGGIGSGLFYGSAPAIKLAGPALTLGYLLGGLIAFAIVRALGELAVEEPVSGSFSYYANKYISSFAGYLTGWTYWFLWIVIGMVEITVVGVYVNFWFPDIPQWLSALGVLALITGVNLTTVKSYGEFEFWFSLIKVVTVVGMIVIGVFMIIFGLGVGQPLGFDNFIVNGGFMPNGIQGLLMALVLVMFSLGGVELIGVTAGEADNPDKTIPKAINNVIWRILIFYVLAIAIMLLLCPWNEIGTQGSPFVIVFDKMGIPAAAGIINFVVLTAALSAFNSCLFSTGRMLYNLASQNHAPKIFGRLSKSSTPSIGILFSAFFLLIAVVLNYFMPEKVFMYISSIATVGMITIWTIILVAQYKFRRSKTQAEVDKLKFKLPFWPYSIYFTLGFMAMVCLLMAFMEETRIALYVAPVWFAVLYAGYKLRRINKKCIPVIGESTQGNS from the coding sequence ATGGATAACCATAGCAATGAAAATAAACCCTTGCAAAGGGGTTTGAAAAATCGGCATATTCAAATGATTGCCCTTGGAGGTGGCATTGGTTCTGGTTTGTTTTATGGTTCTGCACCTGCCATAAAGTTAGCCGGGCCGGCCTTAACACTGGGCTACCTCCTAGGGGGGTTAATCGCCTTTGCCATTGTACGGGCCTTGGGGGAATTGGCGGTGGAGGAGCCGGTTTCTGGTTCCTTTAGTTACTATGCCAACAAATACATTAGCTCCTTTGCTGGTTATTTAACTGGCTGGACCTATTGGTTTTTGTGGATTGTGATTGGTATGGTGGAAATCACGGTGGTTGGTGTTTATGTGAATTTCTGGTTCCCGGATATTCCACAATGGCTTTCCGCCCTCGGTGTGTTAGCGCTGATCACCGGTGTTAATCTGACCACTGTGAAATCCTACGGCGAATTTGAATTTTGGTTCTCCCTAATTAAGGTTGTTACAGTTGTTGGCATGATCGTCATTGGTGTTTTTATGATCATCTTTGGCCTAGGTGTCGGGCAACCCTTGGGCTTTGATAATTTTATTGTAAATGGTGGATTTATGCCCAATGGTATCCAGGGCTTACTGATGGCATTGGTGTTGGTTATGTTTTCTTTGGGTGGGGTGGAATTAATAGGTGTCACTGCCGGTGAAGCAGACAATCCTGATAAAACCATTCCCAAAGCCATTAATAATGTTATTTGGAGAATATTAATTTTTTATGTACTGGCCATAGCCATCATGTTGCTGCTTTGTCCCTGGAATGAAATCGGTACTCAGGGCAGTCCCTTTGTTATTGTTTTTGATAAAATGGGGATACCGGCTGCTGCTGGAATTATTAACTTCGTTGTGTTAACTGCAGCCCTTTCGGCATTTAATAGTTGCTTGTTCAGTACGGGCAGAATGTTATATAACTTAGCCAGTCAAAACCATGCACCAAAAATCTTTGGCCGATTAAGTAAGTCCAGTACTCCCAGTATAGGAATATTGTTTTCTGCCTTTTTCCTGTTAATTGCAGTGGTTTTAAATTACTTTATGCCGGAAAAGGTATTTATGTATATCTCCTCCATCGCCACCGTTGGCATGATTACCATCTGGACCATTATCTTGGTTGCTCAGTATAAATTCCGGCGGTCAAAAACCCAAGCAGAGGTAGATAAACTAAAGTTCAAGTTGCCTTTTTGGCCCTACTCCATCTATTTCACCCTGGGCTTTATGGCAATGGTTTGTTTGTTGATGGCCTTTATGGAAGAAACCCGTATAGCCCTATATGTAGCACCAGTCTGGTTTGCGGTACTTTACGCTGGGTACAAGCTTCGGCGTATAAATAAAAAATGTATACCTGTTATAGGCGAATCTACCCAGGGCAACTCATAA
- the nhaC gene encoding Na+/H+ antiporter NhaC → MNQKKKLSFLLAALPILTVIIMGLMSVVKWKAGMHAPLISSIVVAAIIGKYLGYSWSELEQGLVEGVSRALPAIFILMIVGAIIGTWMLGGIIPTLIYYAYEIINPTFFVPATCFVTAIVATSTGTSFTSMATIGLALMATGIGMGFPAPLVAGAVISGAFFGDKISPLSDTTNLAPAMAGCTLFEHIGHMLWDTLPSMLLALVAYYFVGLKYVAASVAQPESIQAITMGLEKAFTIHPLLLLIPVITIALAVKRVPAVPSLVIVTFLGGLCAMVVQGVDLAAVLKAMTNGYQSQTGVKMLDSLLSRGGINSMGGIILLLTVATALGGILEKIGALEVILHTLMRRIKTSAQLLLTTLFSGLAIAFATGAQLLAIVLPARMFPPAFKEMNLHPKNLSRVSEAAGTVGINLVPWSVPAIFAQNILGVEPLQFIPYLYFVFFVLILNAFYGITGISITKIAPENGQK, encoded by the coding sequence ATGAACCAGAAAAAAAAGCTTTCCTTTCTACTGGCAGCCCTGCCGATACTAACAGTTATCATTATGGGTCTCATGTCAGTGGTAAAGTGGAAAGCGGGCATGCACGCCCCACTTATTTCCAGTATTGTTGTTGCAGCTATTATCGGTAAATATTTAGGCTACAGTTGGTCCGAACTGGAACAGGGTTTGGTTGAGGGTGTTTCCAGAGCGTTACCAGCCATCTTTATTTTAATGATCGTTGGTGCTATTATAGGTACCTGGATGCTTGGTGGTATTATTCCTACTTTGATTTATTATGCCTATGAAATCATTAACCCCACCTTCTTTGTACCCGCTACATGTTTTGTAACGGCCATCGTAGCGACCTCAACCGGGACTTCCTTTACATCCATGGCCACCATCGGCTTGGCATTAATGGCTACGGGCATAGGAATGGGTTTTCCGGCACCCCTGGTTGCAGGTGCCGTTATTTCTGGTGCTTTTTTTGGTGATAAAATCTCCCCGCTTTCGGATACCACAAACTTGGCTCCAGCTATGGCAGGTTGTACCCTATTCGAACATATTGGACATATGCTTTGGGATACCCTGCCAAGTATGTTGTTAGCCCTGGTTGCCTATTATTTTGTGGGACTGAAGTATGTAGCAGCATCTGTTGCCCAGCCGGAAAGCATTCAAGCAATTACCATGGGATTAGAAAAGGCCTTTACCATTCATCCCCTGTTGCTTCTTATTCCCGTAATTACCATTGCCCTTGCTGTCAAAAGAGTGCCAGCGGTACCTTCTTTAGTCATCGTAACCTTTTTAGGCGGACTTTGCGCAATGGTGGTGCAAGGAGTTGACTTGGCTGCAGTATTAAAGGCAATGACCAACGGCTATCAAAGTCAGACCGGTGTTAAAATGTTGGATAGTCTTCTTTCCCGGGGCGGCATCAATTCAATGGGTGGTATAATTTTGCTTTTAACTGTGGCCACAGCTTTAGGGGGTATTCTGGAAAAGATCGGAGCCTTGGAGGTTATTCTTCATACCCTTATGCGGCGAATAAAAACATCTGCTCAACTTTTGCTGACCACATTATTCAGCGGTTTGGCAATCGCCTTTGCCACCGGTGCTCAATTGTTGGCCATCGTACTGCCTGCCCGCATGTTCCCACCGGCCTTTAAGGAAATGAACTTACACCCGAAAAACTTATCTCGGGTTTCGGAGGCAGCAGGCACAGTGGGGATTAACCTGGTGCCCTGGAGTGTACCCGCAATTTTTGCCCAAAATATTTTAGGGGTAGAACCTCTGCAATTTATTCCATATCTATACTTTGTTTTCTTTGTCCTAATTCTTAACGCCTTCTATGGAATAACCGGTATTTCCATAACCAAGATTGCACCGGAAAACGGTCAAAAATAG
- a CDS encoding RluA family pseudouridine synthase — MKSYHRHKISQEHEGFTVENYLKNILQYSGRKIQKLTRRKGILLNGKTVYLQKKLNAEDTLSILDLEDTNYGVQPEKGAIEVLYEDDFLLVLNKPAHQLVHPTGQTTRGTMANYLAYYLKQRNVVSAIRPVHRLDRETSGCVIFAKDSRSQFILEQQLKERTLKRTYWALVKGIVHPPSGTIDAPIGPHPSLANRRAINEHGEQSITHYQTLRSFPEISLLKLNLDTGRTHQIRLHLAHLGYPIIGDRMYGVRSPWINRQALHAYDVSFRHLKENHEIAVHAPLPTDFAQAINFCDKP; from the coding sequence GTGAAGTCTTATCATCGCCATAAGATATCCCAGGAACACGAGGGATTTACTGTTGAAAATTATCTGAAAAATATTTTGCAGTATTCCGGTAGAAAGATCCAGAAATTAACCCGACGCAAGGGTATTCTCTTGAACGGCAAAACCGTCTACCTGCAAAAAAAGCTAAATGCAGAGGATACCCTTAGTATCCTCGACTTAGAGGATACTAACTACGGTGTTCAACCAGAAAAGGGCGCCATTGAAGTACTCTATGAAGATGATTTTCTTTTGGTGTTAAATAAACCCGCTCACCAACTTGTTCACCCCACCGGGCAGACAACCCGGGGCACAATGGCTAATTATTTGGCTTACTATCTTAAACAACGTAACGTAGTCAGTGCCATTCGCCCTGTACATAGGTTAGACCGGGAAACTTCCGGCTGTGTGATTTTTGCGAAGGACTCCCGCAGCCAATTCATTCTGGAACAACAATTAAAAGAAAGAACGCTGAAGCGTACCTACTGGGCCTTGGTTAAAGGCATAGTCCATCCTCCCTCTGGAACCATTGACGCCCCCATTGGCCCGCACCCCAGCCTTGCAAACCGTCGGGCAATCAATGAACACGGGGAACAGTCCATTACCCATTACCAGACCCTGCGTAGTTTTCCGGAAATTTCACTACTGAAATTAAATCTGGATACCGGGAGAACCCACCAAATCCGCCTGCATTTGGCCCATTTAGGATATCCCATTATCGGTGATCGTATGTATGGTGTGCGGTCCCCATGGATCAACAGGCAGGCTTTGCATGCCTATGACGTTAGCTTTAGGCATTTAAAGGAAA
- a CDS encoding RsmB/NOP family class I SAM-dependent RNA methyltransferase — protein sequence MLGRKCHWGNANTVKGIEEMKLPAAFLSKMEQLVGADYPQFLRSYEGSRLAGLRANGLKISPSDLNELLSFLEEPIAWSKDGFYYNEATTRPAKHPYYYAGLYYIQEPSAMLPAELLGAQPGERVLDLCAAPGGKSLQLAAHLGRKGLLVTNDLHPQRARVLLKNIERYGVANAIVLNETPSHLAKVFAGFFDRILVDAPCSGEGMFRKEPDMAKEWSPEEVNKYARWQQEILEAVPSLLRPGGEVVYSTCTFSPEENEQQMQSFVAKYPDFELVELRRLWPHQVKGEGHFVAKLKNKTLFDQQEYPIHRKNKKVKIKKQSTPSLSESTKQALADFSMQVWRNKKGWQEWLPLGGQVIERDGHILWESLDLPVLRGLKVLRSGWLLGTVERGRFRPSPAFALGLPMGAVKSAVQKLVLSAKSQRENSLVLRYLRGETIQQEGKTWEKGWHLVCLDEFPLGWAKGDGNWLKNGFPPGWRWIDGE from the coding sequence ATGTTAGGAAGAAAGTGTCATTGGGGTAATGCTAATACAGTGAAAGGAATTGAGGAAATGAAATTACCCGCTGCATTTTTAAGTAAAATGGAACAACTGGTGGGCGCTGATTACCCCCAATTTCTCAGGAGCTATGAAGGTTCTCGGCTAGCGGGGTTGCGGGCCAACGGTCTAAAAATATCTCCCTCTGATCTAAATGAACTGCTGTCCTTTTTAGAAGAACCGATTGCCTGGAGTAAGGATGGTTTCTATTATAATGAAGCAACAACCCGACCGGCCAAGCATCCCTATTATTATGCAGGTTTATATTATATCCAGGAACCCAGTGCTATGCTACCAGCGGAACTTCTCGGAGCGCAGCCGGGGGAAAGGGTACTGGATCTTTGTGCAGCCCCGGGGGGTAAGTCACTGCAGTTAGCTGCCCATCTAGGCAGAAAGGGCCTTCTGGTGACCAATGATTTACACCCCCAGCGAGCCAGGGTATTGTTAAAAAACATTGAGCGTTACGGGGTAGCCAATGCCATTGTCCTGAATGAAACTCCTTCACACTTGGCTAAGGTATTTGCTGGCTTCTTTGATAGAATTTTGGTAGATGCCCCCTGCTCCGGTGAAGGTATGTTTCGCAAAGAACCGGATATGGCTAAGGAATGGAGTCCTGAGGAAGTCAATAAATATGCCCGGTGGCAGCAAGAAATTTTGGAGGCCGTTCCTTCCTTATTAAGGCCCGGAGGAGAGGTTGTTTACTCCACCTGCACCTTTTCCCCGGAAGAAAATGAACAGCAAATGCAGAGCTTTGTGGCCAAGTATCCCGATTTTGAATTAGTGGAACTGCGGCGATTGTGGCCGCACCAAGTGAAGGGTGAAGGTCATTTTGTGGCCAAACTAAAGAATAAAACCCTTTTTGATCAACAGGAATACCCCATTCACAGAAAAAATAAAAAGGTTAAGATAAAAAAGCAGTCCACTCCCTCTCTCAGTGAAAGTACAAAACAAGCCCTGGCGGATTTCTCAATGCAAGTTTGGCGAAATAAAAAGGGCTGGCAGGAATGGTTGCCCCTGGGTGGACAGGTAATCGAACGGGACGGTCATATCCTGTGGGAAAGTCTGGATTTGCCTGTATTACGCGGGTTAAAAGTTTTGCGTTCGGGTTGGCTTTTGGGAACCGTTGAAAGGGGGCGCTTTAGACCTAGCCCTGCCTTTGCCCTTGGACTACCAATGGGAGCAGTAAAATCAGCTGTTCAAAAATTGGTTTTATCGGCAAAAAGTCAAAGGGAGAATTCCCTGGTCCTTCGTTATTTACGGGGGGAGACCATTCAACAGGAGGGCAAAACCTGGGAGAAGGGCTGGCACCTGGTGTGCCTGGATGAGTTTCCTTTGGGATGGGCCAAGGGAGATGGAAATTGGCTGAAAAATGGCTTTCCCCCTGGTTGGCGTTGGATTGACGGTGAATAG